Proteins from a genomic interval of Asterias rubens chromosome 16, eAstRub1.3, whole genome shotgun sequence:
- the LOC117301193 gene encoding ATPase inhibitor A, mitochondrial-like: protein MALARLSSTRLFRPIVAVCQLQRGYGSDSGVMGSGSGKGGGTGGAIRDAGGAFGKMEAAHEDQYFRQLQAEQLKALKKHHDEEIEAHEREINRHIESIDRLKKRKREIGSDSSESD from the exons ATGGCTCTCGCAAGGTTATCATCTACTCGTCTTTTTCGCCCGATTGTCGCTGTTTG TCAACTGCAGCGTGGATATGGATCTGATTCAGGCGTCATGGGCAGTGGATCCGGCAAA GGTGGCGGCACTGGTGGTGCAATCCGCGATGCTGGTGGTGCTTTTGGAAAAATGGAAGCAGCCCACGAGGACCAGTATTTCAGACAGTTG CAAGCGGAGCAGCTAAAAGCCCTCAAGAAACATCATGATGAGGAGATTGAAGCCCACGAGCGAGAAATCAACCGCCATATTGAATCTATCGACCGACTAAAGAAACGCAAGCGTGAAATAGGATCTGATTCCAGCGAAAGCGACTAA
- the LOC117300996 gene encoding ATPase inhibitor, mitochondrial-like isoform X2: MGGRNSKISLSVEAGGGGDEEPNDTPSKKTIDTEAAYQAVNQYFKQLQAEQLRALRKHHDEEIEAHEREINRHTESINRLKKRKNEISMAASSSSDVESFFR, encoded by the exons ATGGGCGGCAGAAATAGTAAAATAAGTTTAAGCGTGGAG GCTGGAGGAGGTGGTGATGAGGAGCCTAATGACACTCCAAGCAAAAAGACTATCGACACAGAAGCAGCTTATCAAGCCGTGAACCAGTATTTCAAACAGTTG CAAGCCGAGCAACTAAGGGCTCTCAGGAAACATCACGATGAAGAGATTGAAGCACACGAGCGAGAAATCAACCGCCATACGGAATCCATCAATCGACTCAAGAAACGCAAGAATGAAATATCAATGGCTGCTTCCTCCAGTAGTGACGTCGAATCATTCTTCAGATAG
- the LOC117300996 gene encoding ATPase inhibitor, mitochondrial-like isoform X1 — MGGRAGKIRLSVEAGGGGDEEPNDTPSKKTIDTEAAYQAVNQYFKQLQAEQLRALRKHHDEEIEAHEREINRHTESINRLKKRKNEISMAASSSSDVESFFR, encoded by the exons ATGGGCGGCAGAGCTGGTAAAATAAGATTAAGCGTAGAG GCTGGAGGAGGTGGTGATGAGGAGCCTAATGACACTCCAAGCAAAAAGACTATCGACACAGAAGCAGCTTATCAAGCCGTGAACCAGTATTTCAAACAGTTG CAAGCCGAGCAACTAAGGGCTCTCAGGAAACATCACGATGAAGAGATTGAAGCACACGAGCGAGAAATCAACCGCCATACGGAATCCATCAATCGACTCAAGAAACGCAAGAATGAAATATCAATGGCTGCTTCCTCCAGTAGTGACGTCGAATCATTCTTCAGATAG
- the LOC117301089 gene encoding uncharacterized protein LOC117301089, with protein sequence MQRVDSNEWPQFRTHTTPPFLDPENSTTSDEFTGKQEVIVCKEDTLAGIVGRKSGDELQNYSGDKLTLTDITPAGTWTSIIGSDLGERSQQITGRHDRNAGSWGLQGVNTPADYPSDYGNQTVQGTGIKHGMQPGYYVNVDSSSHLMIGNKADGRAEEISLCKMDTSTGYNSSDNRRDYVDNSRQNGLDEDEEDYFDSDRDDDINLVHLLRRRAQQEQEITSILQPPSSMDSSMYVTYSDLSSIFGGELSEEDHDTIFAGNLSTSSEELNANNSSSASSYGVIHKVRATNLNTRLAKSTESIPTQVDCERQRAEENSEPLQRSRSLENLNLLRVSSSGAPSCDEFSSTRPAVVNNSNYASCIENINARSPARSACAKRRLITAKENVCESVDITRGVRTDQGDGDTPVERSFADEVRLCALPVYIPPASDRMYHQHHRVPSPLMEMDEDEDEDEASQGGVEEKHKEVTGAGEDKAPPKPRRGEERSLLSEEESTNEMVKRVSSPRGAEIAAESDETVEDEPHDVKDKHRTGDESIESKMAAPNINVPQIIETLVEDDEDNEGERIVLQLQSRLAAVEKLAQDLSDQNGKLQEELTEMQLEVEESQDKYREGGDIEEYRDMKMELDRAVRDCRIMQYRLRKAERKNEEFEQDRVQWEDRLRASSAGIPTPLLSGSAVSSGDSSPEDTRVSEIAELHQELRTAKDVSIRLHQELEMIEEKRAKTEEECQNLRRKLVDSENTKKEMRRDLEKTRTEGTRGFESGKAVLKLTHGEIPPWVNLEQVRVRGFGFGFGFIRLRSLVV encoded by the coding sequence ATGCAAAGGGTTGACTCCAACGAGTGGCCACAATTTCGAACCCACACAACACCCCCTTTTCTGGATCCTGAAAACTCGACTACTTCGGATGAGTTTACCGGCAAACAGGAAGTTATTGTGTGCAAAGAGGACACGTTAGCGGGGATCGTAGGTCGGAAGAGCGGCGACGAGTTACAGAATTACTCCGGGGATAAACTTACACTTACAGACATAACACCAGCCGGGACTTGGACTAGTATCATTGGTAGTGACCTGGGTGAACGCAGCCAGCAAATCACGGGAAGGCATGATCGGAACGCGGGGAGTTGGGGCCTGCAAGGGGTAAACACGCCAGCCGACTACCCGTCAGACTACGGCAATCAGACGGTACAGGGCACTGGTATCAAACATGGTATGCAACCAGGTTATTATGTCAATGTAGACTCATCATCCCATCTTATGATTGGAAACAAAGCGGACGGGCGAGCAGAGGAGATATCACTATGTAAGATGGATACCAGTACAGGCTATAATTCCAGTGATAACCGGAGGGATTACGTAGATAATTCGCGCCAGAATGGACTAGACGAAGACGAGGAGGATTATTTCGACTCTGACAGGGATGATGATATTAACTTGGTTCACTTATTACGCCGTCGGGCACAGCAGGAGCAAGAAATCACGTCCATTTTACAGCCCCCGTCGAGCATGGATTCATCAATGTATGTCACATACAGTGACCTTTCCTCTATATTCGGAGGCGAATTATCGGAGGAGGACCATGACACAATTTTCGCCGGTAACCTTTCCACGAGCAGCGAGGAGTTAAACGCGAATAATTCCAGCTCTGCGTCGAGCTATGGTGTCATCCACAAAGTGCGAGCTACAAACTTGAATACGCGGCTAGCCAAATCGACTGAATCCATCCCTACGCAAGTCGACTGCGAGCGACAGCGAGCGGAGGAAAACTCGGAGCCTTTACAGCGATCTCGAAGCTTGGAGAATTTAAACTTGTTGCGAGTTAGTTCATCGGGGGCGCCGTCATGCGACGAGTTCTCATCAACACGGCCGGCCGTAGTAAATAATAGTAATTATGCAAGCTGCATTGAGAATATTAATGCACGGTCGCCGGCACGGAGCGCCTGCGCAAAGCGGCGATTAATTACGGCGAAGGAGAACGTGTGCGAGAGTGTGGATATTACGAGAGGGGTCAGAACAGACCAGGGAGACGGAGATACACCCGTGGAACGCTCGTTCGCAGACGAGGTGCGATTGTGTGCCCTCCCCGTCTATATCCCACCTGCTTCGGACAGGATGTATCACCAACACCATCGGGTGCCTTCTCCCCTCATGGAGATGGATGAAGACGAAGATGAGGATGAAGCATCACAAGGAGGTGTTGAAGAGAAACATAAAGAGGTCACGGGTGCAGGGGAGGACAAAGCACCACCGAAGCCAAGACGAGGTGAAGAACGTAGTCTCCTATCCGAGGAGGAATCAACCAATGAGATGGTGAAGAGGGTGTCATCACCTCGTGGTGCGGAGATTGCAGCCGAGAGTGATGAGACCGTGGAGGATGAACCACATGATGTCAAGGATAAACATAGGACAGGTGACGAGAGCATagaatccaagatggcggcccCCAACATCAATGTGCCGCAGATCATTGAAACTCTTGTGGAGGATGATGAAGACAATGAAGGGGAGAGAATTGTTCTCCAGCTTCAGTCTCGTCTTGCTGCTGTCGAGAAACTCGCTCAAGATCTCTCGGATCAGAATGGTAAACTGCAGGAGGAGTTAACGGAAATGCAGCTTGAAGTGGAGGAATCACAAGATAAATACAGGGAGGGCGGGGACATTGAGGAATATCGCGACATGAAGATGGAACTCGATCGCGCTGTCAGAGACTGCCGTATCATGCAATATCGTCTTCGTAAAGCTGAAAGAAAGAACGAGGAATTTGAACAAGATCGTGTGCAGTGGGAGGATCGCTTACGGGCCAGCTCGGCGGGGATCCCCACCCCTTTGCTCTCTGGCTCCGCTGTGAGCTCCGGCGACTCGTCCCCGGAAGATACCCGGGTCAGTGAGATTGCCGAGCTCCATCAAGAATTAAGAACAGCCAAAGATGTGTCCATAAGACTGCATCAAGAACTTGAGATGATTGAAGAGAAAAGAGCCAAGACGGAGGAAGAGTGTCAAAATCTGAGGAGGAAATTAGTGGATTCGGAAAATACTAAGAAAGAGATGAGACGGGATTTGGAGAAAACACGTACAGAG